A genomic window from Streptomyces mirabilis includes:
- a CDS encoding transglutaminase domain-containing protein, which translates to MELIQNTADLSAYLAADEVIDHHHPLVRETAARLAKGVVDSYAYARAAFEFVRDTIPHSQDSGDLRVTWRASDVLERRTGICYAKAHALAALLRAEDIPTAFCYQKFDEVHGLVAVRFNGAWHRQDPRGNKPGVDAQFSLDGERLAFTPDPEFDELDHPVLYAAPHPVVLSVLKAAPDRSHLWKTLPAAL; encoded by the coding sequence ATGGAGCTGATCCAGAACACCGCCGACCTGTCCGCGTACTTGGCCGCCGACGAGGTCATCGACCATCATCATCCGCTCGTGCGGGAGACGGCCGCGCGGCTGGCCAAAGGTGTCGTCGATTCGTATGCCTATGCGCGGGCGGCCTTCGAATTCGTGCGCGACACCATTCCGCACTCGCAGGACTCCGGCGATCTTCGGGTCACCTGGCGTGCCTCCGACGTGCTGGAGCGGCGCACCGGCATCTGCTACGCGAAGGCCCACGCCCTGGCCGCGCTGCTGCGGGCCGAGGACATCCCGACGGCGTTCTGCTACCAGAAGTTCGACGAGGTGCACGGGCTCGTCGCCGTGCGGTTCAACGGCGCCTGGCACCGGCAGGACCCTCGAGGCAACAAGCCGGGCGTGGACGCCCAGTTCTCCCTGGACGGCGAGCGGCTGGCCTTCACGCCCGACCCCGAGTTCGATGAGCTCGACCATCCGGTCCTGTACGCCGCACCTCACCCGGTCGTGCTGAGCGTCCTCAAGGCCGCCCCCGACCGGTCGCACCTGTGGAAGACGCTTCCCGCCGCACTCTGA
- a CDS encoding low specificity L-threonine aldolase — MNPPKTDARRHHDPAVRGFASDNYAGAHPEVLAAVALANGGHQVAYGEDDYTANLQQIIRSHFGATAEAFPVFNGTGANVVALQAVTDRWGAVICAESAHINVDEGGAPERMGGLKLLTVPTSDGKLTPELIDRQAYGWDDEHRAMPQVVSITQSTELGTLYTPDEIRAICDHAHAHGMKVHLDGSRIANAAASLDVPMRTFTNAVGVDLLSLGGTKNGALYGEAVVVLNQDAVSHMKHLRKLSMQLASKMRFVSVQLEALLAKDLWLRNARHSNQMAQRLAEGVRAVHGVEILHPVQANAVFARLPHDVSERLQKRYRFYFWDEAAGDVRWMCSFDTTEDDVDGFVAALKEEMAHA, encoded by the coding sequence GTGAACCCTCCGAAGACCGACGCCCGGCGTCACCACGACCCGGCCGTCCGCGGCTTCGCCAGCGACAACTACGCGGGAGCCCACCCCGAGGTGCTCGCCGCCGTGGCCCTGGCCAACGGCGGGCACCAGGTCGCGTACGGCGAGGACGACTACACGGCGAACCTCCAGCAGATCATCCGCAGCCACTTCGGCGCCACCGCCGAGGCCTTCCCGGTGTTCAACGGGACCGGCGCGAACGTGGTCGCGCTCCAGGCGGTCACCGACCGCTGGGGCGCGGTGATCTGCGCGGAGAGCGCGCACATCAACGTCGACGAGGGCGGCGCCCCCGAGCGCATGGGCGGCCTCAAGCTGCTCACCGTGCCCACGTCCGACGGCAAACTCACCCCCGAGCTGATCGACCGTCAGGCCTACGGCTGGGACGACGAGCACCGTGCGATGCCGCAGGTCGTCTCGATCACCCAGAGCACCGAACTGGGCACCCTCTACACGCCCGACGAGATCCGCGCGATCTGCGACCACGCCCACGCGCACGGCATGAAGGTGCACCTGGACGGGTCCCGGATAGCCAATGCGGCCGCCTCCCTGGACGTCCCCATGCGGACGTTCACCAACGCGGTCGGCGTCGACCTCCTGAGCCTCGGCGGGACGAAGAACGGCGCGCTGTACGGCGAGGCCGTCGTCGTCCTCAACCAGGACGCGGTCAGTCACATGAAGCACCTGCGCAAGCTGTCCATGCAGCTCGCCTCCAAGATGCGCTTCGTCTCCGTGCAGTTGGAGGCGCTGCTCGCCAAGGACCTGTGGCTGCGCAACGCCCGCCACTCCAACCAGATGGCCCAGCGGCTGGCCGAGGGCGTGCGCGCGGTGCACGGCGTGGAGATCCTCCACCCGGTCCAGGCCAACGCCGTCTTCGCGCGTCTCCCGCACGACGTGAGCGAGCGGCTCCAGAAGCGCTACCGCTTCTACTTCTGGGACGAGGCGGCGGGCGACGTCCGCTGGATGTGCTCCTTCGACACGACCGAGGACGACGTCGACGGTTTCGTGGCGGCGCTCAAGGAGGAGATGGCGCACGCGTAG
- a CDS encoding SDR family oxidoreductase → MAHGNGNGPLSGAVIAVAGAGGPAGRATLARLADAGATVIGSDNDPERLAEAVDAARYGHGGATVVGDTVDLLDLESTRDWAVRIEKDFGHVDGLVHLVGGWRGSETFTRTSLDDWDFLELLLIRTVQNTSLAFHEALQRSDRGRYLLISAAGASKPTAGNAAYSAAKAAAEAWTLAMADYFRKAGGEQGPTSAAAILVVKALVHDAMRAERPNAKFAGFTDVEDLAEAIAGVWSRPAGEVNGNRLWLTEKP, encoded by the coding sequence ATGGCACACGGAAACGGCAACGGACCTCTCAGCGGCGCGGTGATCGCGGTCGCCGGAGCGGGTGGACCCGCCGGGCGCGCGACGCTGGCCCGGCTCGCCGACGCGGGCGCGACCGTCATCGGATCGGACAACGATCCCGAGCGGCTCGCGGAGGCCGTGGACGCGGCCCGCTACGGGCACGGCGGCGCCACCGTCGTGGGCGACACGGTCGACCTGCTCGATCTCGAGTCGACCCGCGACTGGGCCGTCCGCATCGAGAAGGACTTCGGCCATGTCGACGGCCTGGTCCACCTGGTCGGCGGCTGGCGGGGCAGCGAGACCTTCACCAGGACGAGCCTCGACGACTGGGACTTCCTGGAGCTGCTGCTCATCCGCACGGTGCAGAACACGTCCCTCGCGTTCCACGAGGCGTTGCAGCGCAGCGACCGTGGCCGCTACCTCCTGATCAGCGCCGCCGGCGCGAGCAAGCCCACCGCGGGCAACGCCGCCTACTCCGCCGCCAAGGCCGCCGCCGAGGCGTGGACGCTGGCCATGGCCGACTACTTCCGCAAGGCAGGGGGCGAGCAGGGCCCGACGTCCGCGGCTGCCATCCTGGTGGTCAAGGCACTGGTGCACGACGCGATGCGCGCCGAGCGCCCGAACGCGAAGTTCGCGGGCTTCACGGACGTCGAGGATCTGGCCGAGGCCATCGCCGGCGTCTGGTCGCGGCCCGCCGGTGAAGTGAACGGAAACCGTCTGTGGCTGACCGAGAAGCCGTGA